In Cupriavidus sp. EM10, the genomic window AGCGACGGCTCCGTGACCGGCACCCCAGCCCCAGGAACGACAGCGTGGCTTCCAGCGTGATGGCCGATGCCACCTGCAGCGCGGCGATCACGATCAGCGGCGGCAGGCAGTTCGGCAGCAGATGCCGGAACATGATGCGCTGCGGCGGCAGCCCCAGGCAGGTGGCGGCCTCGATATATTCCTTGCGCCGCTCCACCAGCGCCGCGCTGCGCGTCGTCCGCGCGTAGTAAGCCCATTGCACGGCTACCAGCGCGATCACGATATTGCCGATGCCGGGTCGTAGAAACGCCAGAAGAATCAGCGCCAGCAGGATCGGTGGGAACGACAGTTGCAGGTCGGCCACGCGCATGATGAACGCCTCGGTGCGGCCGCCCAGAAACCCGGCCAGCAGGCCCAGCGTGGCGCCCAGCAGCAGCGCGATCACGGTGCTGACCACGCCCACGCCCACGCTGATGCGCAGGCCGTACATCACGGCCGACAGCATGTCGCGGCCCTGTTCGTCGGAACCCAGCAGGAAGGTCATGCCGCTGCCGGCCTGCTCGCCCGGGGCCAGGCGCGCGTCGAGCACGTCCAGCGTGGCCAGGTCATAAGGATTCTGCGGTGCCAGCAGCGGCGCGAAAATCGCGATCAGGATGATCAGCAGCAAGGTGATCAGCCCCACCACCGCGAGCTTGCTTTCGATGAACTGCCGCGCGAAGCGGCGCCACGGCGTCTGCTCCTTCGCGGCGGGCGTCGGCTGGGCCGGGGCTTGCTGGGGGACGGTCGATGTGCTCATGGCTCAGCCCTTGTTGTCGGCAATGCGCACGCGCGGATCGAGCATGCTGTAGACGATATCCACCACCAGGTTGATCAGGATGAACAGCGTCACGATCACCATCAGGTAGGCCACGATGACAGGGCGGTCCAGCAGCTGGATCGAATCGATGATCAGCTTGCCCATGCCGGGCCAGGCGAAGATCGACTCCGTCACGATGGCAAACGCGATGATCGAGCCGAACTGCAGCGCGATCACGGTCACAATCGGGATCAGAATATTCTTAAGAACGTGCACGCCAACGATGCGCGTGTTCGACAGCCCCTTGGCCCGCGCGAACTTCACGTAGTCCTGCAGCATCGCCTCCTGGGTGCCGGCCCGTGTGAGCCGGATCACCATGGCGATATTCAGCAGCGACAGCGTCACGGCCGGCAGGATCAGGTGGCGGATGCCATCGACGGTAAGGAAGCTCAGCGGCACGCCCAGCACCCTGACGGTCTCGCCGCGCCCATTCGA contains:
- a CDS encoding ABC transporter permease gives rise to the protein MLVFIIRRLMQSVVVLLVMSLLVFLGVFAIGNPIDILISPQADQEDIKRTIAALGLDKPLWEQYWIFLQNALHGNLGTSFAHGTPALKLIFERMPATLELAVCAILLAIVLGIPLGLWAGLRPNGVAGKTIMTVSILGFSLPTFWVGLMLIMVFAVQLGWLPSNGRGETVRVLGVPLSFLTVDGIRHLILPAVTLSLLNIAMVIRLTRAGTQEAMLQDYVKFARAKGLSNTRIVGVHVLKNILIPIVTVIALQFGSIIAFAIVTESIFAWPGMGKLIIDSIQLLDRPVIVAYLMVIVTLFILINLVVDIVYSMLDPRVRIADNKG